The following coding sequences lie in one Rutidosis leptorrhynchoides isolate AG116_Rl617_1_P2 chromosome 6, CSIRO_AGI_Rlap_v1, whole genome shotgun sequence genomic window:
- the LOC139854394 gene encoding uncharacterized protein, translated as MNSQRVNEALTAAEARRMQANASQAGGSGGNNAPRRCTYKEFINCKPQTFTRVEGLFGLMRWFEKLESVFRISNYADVDRVKFATCTLQDNALTWWNSFAQSADMDKAYATPWEEFKRMMIKKKIERYVWGLLEDIEGDVMSSKPRTLQDAIRMAHNLMNQITRHPTPTTNVKAQGNKLKWNENQGNSSQEKKQDNPKSKNTSANKNYNGKKPYCNRCYKHHYGDCTIVCNMCKKCSNTKKDGNAKGRASNISTKGAREDPELVTGTFLLNNCIAYALFDSGADRSFISKEFSTVINVPPTALDTKYVIKLANGKMLKVDKIYQGCALTLVDKIFKVDLMHIELGSFDVIIGMDWLSKNHADIACAEKAIRIPLANGETLVVQGEKSGTKLNIISCMKARKCLRKGCQAILVHVKEIESEKKRLEDVPVVKDFPRVFPEDLPGLLPYRQVEVQIDLILGTAPVARPPYRLAPTELQELLNQLQELLDKGFIRPRSSP; from the exons ATGAATAGTCAAAGGGTTAATGAAGCTTTAACCGCTGCTGAGGCACGGAGAATGCAAGCTAATGCGAGTCAAGCTGGAGGATCTGGTGGAAACAATGCTCCACGAAGGTGTACTTACAAAGAATTCATCAACTGCAAACCTCAAACGTTCACTAGAGTGGAAGGACTGTTTGGTTTGATGaggtggtttgagaagctcgagtCCGTTTTCAGGATCAGCAACTATGCGGATGTAGATAGAGTAAAATTTGCCACATGTACTCTTCAAGACaatgctcttacatggtggaactcTTTTGCTCAGTCTGCAGACATGGATAAGGCTTATGCAacaccatgggaagaattcaagcgAATGATGATCA AAAAGAAGATCGAGAGGTATGTGTGGGGACTCTTGGAAGACATCGAAGGTGATGTAATGTCTTCTAAACCAAGAACTCTTCAAGATGCTATCCGAATGGCACACAATTTGATGAATCAGATTACGCGTCATCCAACGCCGACGACTAATGTGAAAGCTCAAGGCAACAAGCTCAAGTGGAACGAGAACCAAGGAAATAGTTCTCAGGAAAAGAAGCAGGACAATCCCAAGTCCAAAAATACGAGTGCCAACAAGAACTACAATGGCAAGAAACCTTATTGTAATCGATGTTATAAGCATCATTATGGAGATTGCACTATTGTTTGTAATATGTGCAAAAAG TGTTCGAACACCAAGAAGGATGGAAATGCAAAAGGAAGAGCATCTAATATCTCGACAAAAGGAGCTCGTGAGGATCCTGAGTTggtcacgggtacatttcttcttAACAACTGCATTGCTTATgcactatttgatagtggtgctgatagaagctttattTCTAAGGAATTTAGTACCGTGATTAATGTACCTCCAACTGCCTTAGACACTAAGTATGTCATAAAATTGGCTAATGGCAAAATGTTGAAAGTAGATAAGATCTATCAAGGTTGTGCTCTAACGTTAGTTGATAAAATATTTAAAGTTGATCTTATGCATATtgagttaggtagttttgatgttattattggtatggattggttatctaaGAACCATGCAGATATTGCTTGCGCGGAGAAAGCCATTCGTATTCCTCTCGCGAATGGTGAAACTTTGGTAGTTCAAGGAGAAAAGAGTGGCACAAAACTCAACATCATTTCTTGCATGAAGGCTCGAAAATGTTTAAGGAAAGGATGTCAAGCCATCCTTGTGCACGTGAAGGAGATTGAGTCGGAGAAGAAGCGACTTGAGGATGTACCGGTAGTAAAGGATTTTCCTAGAGTTTTTCCTGAAGATTTACCTGGTCTTCTTCCGTATAGACAAGTTGAAGTCCAAATAGACTTAATTCTGGGTACTGCACCTGTTGCTCGACCACCATATCGATTAGCACCTACTGAATTGCAAGAATTGTTGAACCAATTGCAAGAACTGTTGgataagggatttattcgacctAGATCATCGCCGTAg